One region of Gossypium raimondii isolate GPD5lz chromosome 6, ASM2569854v1, whole genome shotgun sequence genomic DNA includes:
- the LOC105774879 gene encoding VQ motif-containing protein 33, which translates to MEKHQISIASSSTSASLPPTTFVEADANTFKDLVQKLTGFTSDTEKLPVTSLPGRVSSKPCSDHHPTAPRRPPFKLQERRQQHAIRKLEIKLGLTTLRNSPGGSHCVCVCQARGLDSPVPSPVTPLGSEPLFYSSSGTVSPSSPAVSEEEKAIAEKGFYLHPSTLNTHRGNRSPELLTLFPLSSPSQDEKRD; encoded by the coding sequence ATGGAAAAGCACCAAATCTCCATAGCTTCATCGTCAACTTCAGCGTCGCTGCCGCCAACAACGTTCGTTGAGGCTGATGCAAACACCTTCAAAGATTTGGTCCAGAAACTCACAGGATTCACCAGCGATACAGAGAAACTCCCAGTCACAAGTCTTCCCGGAAGGGTTTCCTCAAAACCTTGCAGTGATCACCACCCAACAGCACCACGCCGTCCACCGTTCAAGCTCCAAGAACGTAGACAACAACATGCCATAAGAAAACTCGAGATCAAGCTCGGCCTCACCACGCTACGTAACTCGCCTGGTGGCAGTCACTGCGTCTGCGTCTGCCAAGCTCGTGGGCTCGACTCGCCAGTTCCCAGTCCGGTGACTCCACTAGGGTCAGAACCACTCTTTTACTCGAGTTCCGGCACCGTATCACCGTCGTCTCCGGCAGTTTCAGAAGAGGAAAAGGCGATTGCAGAGAAGGGTTTTTACTTGCACCCATCAACATTAAATACACATAGAGGAAACCGATCACCGGAGCTGTTAACTCTTTTTCCACTTAGTTCACCTAGTCAAGATGAGAAACGAGATTAG